The genomic window AACTCAAATGACATAGATATTGCCTCAAACACGAATACTgcatttcaaaacaaaatttggcgcaCAGAAGATTCAGATTTTCCCAAAAGAGCATGCAGTTTACTGAACATCAGATGTTAAACCGCCTAGGAAACCTACATGAGAGTACTAGTTTGGTGAAAGGAGACGCACAACCACCAATCCCGCAACTGCAACATTCAAGTTTCAAGATGACATGACCAAAAACTGCTTTGCGATCCCACACCCTGTTATCAGGAAAAAAATCCACCTTCTAGCGCCTAGTTAGTCAACTCCATGATGGCGCTGACAATGTCGCCATCCACAGCCTTGAGCACCTTCACAGCCCTGGATCTCGACACCGAGGTCTGCATCATCACGAGCTCGACGTCCTTCTGGTCAACGTCAGTGTCGTCAACCTCCTCATCGTCCTGGGCTGTTGCCACGGATGGCTCGTCCTTCGAGATCACACTGCTCGGGCCTGGCGCCTTGAACTGTTCCGCCGCTTGTGTCGGCAGCTGAGTGCTCGGGTCCTCGACCTTGAGCTCCCCGAACATGACATAGGTGTCTGACTGCGAGCTTTTGAACACATCTGGCTTGGAGAGGACATACATAACCTGCAATTATGTGGAGAAGTTAAGACAATGCAACAACCACCAGCATATAGGGAACAATGGCCTGAAGTGGTCTAGATGCTCGCGGTCTTGCTCTTCTTGAAAGTTACACGGCTCACACCAGTAATGGCCTTCATGCCAAGCTTCTCCATGGCTTTCCTGCTCTTCTTCTCACTCCTACTCTGCCTAGATCTTCCACCAGCATCACCTCCTAGTCCCAGAAAGCACAGATATATTGTCAGATTTTCTAAATTTTGCATAAGACCAGAATTCTACAACTAGACATAGTTCACTCCATGAATTTTTATTTGTAACCACTGGAAATGGCAAGTGTAACATTCAAACAACACATCCCTTTTCTCAAGCAAGACCGAACAGAAACTGTGACTGCAGTCAAGTCTTGTTGGTATCAATTATCATATTTTCTAAAAATGAACAAGATATCCCTTTTGTTTTGCCTCTTAGGTAAGGTACAAAGGATTAGCTACTCGTATAATGTTAATTCCAGCATCACGTCATACTAAATGCATTGAAATGGTTCACCTAGCAGGACTATAATAGCAAAAGCAAGAGTTTGCATTAGAGGATTTGCTCCTATCAAACTAAATGCTACATACGAACATTCATGCATATGTTAATGCAGATTAATATTGATACAACGTGCTACCTCAGTACATAGGTGAACATTATATACAAATGGCAGGCAGTACTCAGAGTGCTGAATAATACAGGAATAAGTGAATATGATAGAGCCAAAAAAAATAAGAATAAAAACCACAAAGGCATAGCAATGGTATGGAAAGAACAGAATATTAGAGGGTACAAACTGGCTAATGTCTAATCGGCACATAGAAAACAGGTCAAAGTGAACCAAAGGAGGTCAATACGGATAAGTAAAGTTTAATTTAAAATTTTCTTACGGTCAATAACTTCCGAAGTTTAAATTTATGTTAGAACTAGGCAGCATTACAATAAGAAATAGGCTTATCTGTAGCTAAGTGGCTACTTGAAGTTTTGAACTGAACAAAAGTAACCACAGAATTAGAACATACCCACGACATcatcgtcatctttttcatcctcATCCTCGGtatcgtcttcatcgtcgtcgttatCCTCCTCAAGGATAGGCTCATCTTCCTTATAGTATGCATTAAAAGCTCATATTACTTTACTGTTATAAGCAGTAAACACTAAACAGCACTCCCTCGGAACAGGGGACGTGCAGAGTAATCAAAAACAGAGTTATCCATAAGCAGAAATGGAGAAAGGGTAAATAGTCCACAAACAGTTTTATCATCCCAGCAAGAAGATGCGAGTACATACTAAGTAGCATCAGCAGAAGATCAAAGGAAATGACACTCCAAAAGTGAAAAAAAAGAAGAGTATGTACATAACAAGGAACTGCCGTCTGTGTTGACAACAGCCAGTTATGGTCACACATTTCTATTGTTGCCACAGGAAACACGCCACACAGCATATAAGCATAAGCACAAGATAGTGAGGTTACTAACAGACTTCCAAAGGTAATTTCAAACAAACAAGGCCACACTTTTACTACAGAAATCGCCAAAGGTGAATGATTTCTCTATGCTCCCTTAAAATTCCCTTCAGATTTTGTATGCACAAGACAAAGCAGTAGGATTTCAGTTTGCAACGCTAGAAATTTATCAGAATCTGTATATAACAAGGAAGAGCTGACAAACAAGTCACCAAACCACAAGGCCTATTACAACAAATTTAGGTACACAAAGACGAGAGGATAGCATTAGCAACCTCTGAAATTAAACTCCTAGTTGGACAAGCAGGCATGATTCCCGTACACACATCACATAGAGGCTAGGCCTGGACCGGGCCGCTGCCCTTCCAGGTGCAAAAATGCAGGATAAGCGCAGAAGGTTCTGGACCTAGGCGACATCGACGGACAAGATCTAGCATATAAGCATTAGCAACGAAGCACGCCGATCTAGAGACCCGAACGAGCAAGAGAGGCGAAGAATTTTGTTTCAGTCGGCACGTACGGCACCAAatcggagagggggggggggaggggtcggAATGGAGGATCACCTCGATCTCGTGCTCCTCGAGATCGTCGCGGAGCAGCTCGACGACCGTCATGGTGAATTGGTgatggggcgagggatttgggagCCGGAGAGGAGCCAAGAGACGGCGACGGGAGGAGAAGTGGGGAAGAGAGGCGCTTGACTCGTGTCGTCGTGTGGACTTGGGTCGGTGGGCTCTGCCGTTTGGGCCGGGTAGGGTGTATCCACGGTTCAGTTTATTTTGGATGGGCTCCTAACGAGCTTATTTCCACTATTTTGTTTGTAATTTCAGACTCGGACATGAAAATGTTTGGGCCTTTGTATCGTGGGAATGTAGTCCAGTTAGCAGTTACACACGACATGTATATCAGAGAAATACTTGGGAATGCCAACTGATGTGGGGAAGTCCGAGAATGGTGCTTTCAAATATTTAAAGGATAGAGTTTGGGCGCAAAGAGATCTTGATTAAGTTAGTCGCAGAGGCTGTACCTACTTACTCCATGGCTTGTTTTAAACTGCCAAGGGATTCATGTAAGCATCTGAATTTACTTATAAGGAGGTTCTGGTGGGGAAGCAAGGAAGGAAAACGGAAGCCACAATGGGTTTCTTGGGATACATTAACTATGTCGAAGCATATGGGCGGTTTGGGCTTTAGATATATGGAGTGTTCAATCTTTCTCTGCTCGCTAAGCAGGCGTGACGATTGTTGGAGGAACCTAATTTATTGAGTGCACGAATTATGAGGGCCGTCTACTAGCCAGAAGGTGATATCTTAGCAGCAGAACTTGGCACGAGGCCTTCTCAGGTTTGGAGGGCTGTGCTTGAAGGGGGAGATGAACTCAAAACAGGGCTGATTAACAGGATTGGTAACGGGAATAACACCTTTGTATGGTGGGACAACTGGCTACCTATGACGGAGAGGCTGCAGCCTTACACCGCTATTTCAGATGCCCCACCCGTTCGGGTTTCAGAGTTAACTAATCATCGGTGGCGCGCATTGCCGCGCCCGTTTGTTATGGCAATAAATGATAGGTGTTTATGTATTATATACAAACAAGCAACATTGAAAGTTAAATTTTCATAAACTGGCATATATTGGTTAGCAACATAGGAGGTTAAGTTTGactatttttttcatatatacatATGTTGTATCTTATAAACTACAGGGAACTACTAAGCAGTTTCTTGCTTGGTAATGTAAGAAATTTCACTGCTTTGCAGCCGGATATCCATCCAGCCAAAGAtttgtctgaaatatttgaaaattaGTATGCCTGAATAATGATGAAGAAATGTTTTTGCTGACAGCCAGACAAACAATATTCATTAATCAAATTCACAATGCGTAATTTACGGAACGACATGCTCTGAGTTAAAATTGGCTAGCAGTAGGAAATTGTGCCTTAACTCAAAGGTAAATATTTTCTAGGACAAGTAAAC from Triticum aestivum cultivar Chinese Spring chromosome 3B, IWGSC CS RefSeq v2.1, whole genome shotgun sequence includes these protein-coding regions:
- the LOC123072345 gene encoding nascent polypeptide-associated complex subunit alpha-like protein 1 — protein: MTVVELLRDDLEEHEIEEDEPILEEDNDDDEDDTEDEDEKDDDDVVGGDAGGRSRQSRSEKKSRKAMEKLGMKAITGVSRVTFKKSKTVMYVLSKPDVFKSSQSDTYVMFGELKVEDPSTQLPTQAAEQFKAPGPSSVISKDEPSVATAQDDEEVDDTDVDQKDVELVMMQTSVSRSRAVKVLKAVDGDIVSAIMELTN